ACTCGCTGACCGATATCACCGACGAACAGTGGCGCCGCACGTTCGCGGTGAACATCGACAGCTTCTTCCGGGTCACCAAGGCCGCGCTCGAACATCTGCCCGAAGGCGGGGCGATCATCAACACCGCGTCGATCAACGGGCTGCGCGGAAACAAGACGCTGATCGACTACTCGGCCACCAAGGGTGCGGTGCTGGCGCTGACGTACTCCTTGGCGCAGTCGCTGACCGAGCGCAAGATCCGCGTCAACTGCGTCGCGCCCGGCCCGGTGTGGACTCCGCTCATCCCCGCGACGATGGACGCGGAGAAAGTCGAATCCTTCGGCGAGCAGACACCTTTCGGCCGTGCCGCCCAACCCGACGAGATCGCGCCGTCGTACGTGTTCTTCGCGGCCGGGCAGTTCTCGTCCTACTACAGCGGTGAGGTTCTCGCTCCCATCGGCGGGGAGACCCTGCCCGGGTGACTGTTTAGCCCAGGTAAGGGATGGGCACCCCATAGCCACGCGTTCGATCTAGGTGAAAGGTGAGCATGACCGAGAAGAACAGTGGACCCGAAGAAGGCATCAAGGGCGCCGTCGAGGACGTCAAGGGCAAGGCCAAGGAGACCGTCGGCACCGTGACCGGCCGGGATGACATGATCCGCGAGGGTAAGGCCCAGCAGGACAAGGCCGACGCTCAGCAGGACGCAGCCCGCAAGGAGGCCGAGGCGGAAGCGGCCCGCGGTGGCGCGAAGGCTGCCGAGGAACGCCAGAAGAGCGAGCAGTAACAGCGGTTACGAAAAAGGCCCAGCCGATCGGCTGGGCCTTTTTCGTTGACGTGTCGTCAGCGCGACGGGCGCTGCGGTTCGGCGTCGGGATGCTCGGCATACCAACGCTCTTCGATGTTCTTCACGCGGCGGTGCGCGATCAGGAACCACGCCCCGGCCACCACGAACACCACGGCGGAGATACATCCGAGCATCACACCGACGCCGTGATTGGACGTCGCATGGGCCGCCAGCGCGGCGACGAACGACACGAGCGCCACCCCGAGCAGGATCAGCGCCGGCATGTTCTTGGTGTCCTTCATCGTCTCACCGGCATGCGGACGGGTGGTCCGCGAGTGGTCGACGGGATCGTCTGGACTCTTCATGGGTAAACCTCCTTCAGCACGACTACACCTACCCGATGCACGGGGGCGCGAAACGAAACGTCAGGAACCGGCGAGCACCGGCACACCGGTCACCGCGACCAGCACCATCAGCGCAATCAGGAACCACCCCGAGACCTGCCAGGCCCACCATGTGTCGGTCCGGGTGCGGTGTCCGAACGCCCGCAGGAAGGCCCGAACCGCTCCGACCAGCAGGATGGCCGGCGCTCCGAGTGCGAGCAGAGTGCGCTGCGGCGCACCGCACGCCAGCGCGTCGGCCACGGAACCACCGCAGGTGCTGACCCACACCGCGGCGACGGCCAGAAAGGCGCCGCCGAGCAGGGCGACGGCCGTCGTGAACCGCGCCACGACGCGCACTCCCACGTGCAGACCGACGTCTTGTCGCACATCGTGCGGACTCTGATACACCGTGCACCTACCGACGTTTGCTCACCACCACCGACGCAGCGGGTGTTCCCCCAGGTAGGCGGCCGGTAAACCTGCAGAATGTGTGCGGTCTGCGACAGCGGGCGCCCGGCGGGGCCGCCGTGTCGGCCTGCGGCCGTACTATCCGGCCGTGTCCCGCAGCACTCGCGTCAAGCTCTACGTCGCGCTGGGCGCGGCCGCGGGTCTCACCGCCCACCTGCTCGGCGTCCGGTCAGAACTCGCCGTCGCCGTCGCGGTCGCGGTCCCCCTCCTCGTCGCCGCCGCACCGCGGTTCCTCCTCGGCGCCATCGCCGGGGCGACCACGTCCCAGGACGCCGAAATGTCGGGCACGGAATTCGAGGACCACATCGCGCACATCGCCCGGTCCTGCGGCGTGCCGGTGATCATGACGCCGTTGACCGGCGACTGGGGCGTCGACATCATCGTCGGCCACCGTCCGAACCGCGTGGCCGTCCAGTGCAAACGGCAGTCCCGCCCGGTCGGCGCGGGCGCGGTGCAGGAGGTGGTGGCCGGCGCACCCATGCAGGACTGTGTGCGAACCATGGTGGTGACGAACAACGAATTCACCCCTGCGGCACGCAAACTCGCCGAACGTCACGGATGCGAACTGGTCGGCCGCACCGAACTGCCCCGGCTCCGCTCGACGATCCGCCGGCTTACCTCGCCGGCCGACGTCAGCCCAGCGCCCGGCGCACCGCGTCCACCGCGTCGTCGATCTCCGCCCGAGACACCGTCAGCGCCGGACGGAAACGCACCGAATCCACCCCGCTCGCCAGCATGATCACGTGCCGCTCCCACAACCGTCGGATCAGGGCGTCGCGCTCCGCCGGGGTCGGGAGGCTGAACGCGCACATCAGACCGCGACCCCGGACATCGCCCACCACGCCCGGGAACTCGGCGGCGAGGTGTTCGAGCCGGGCCTGCAGGTAGCCACCGGCGTGTGCGGCGCGCTCCAGCAGACCGTCGGATTCGATCACCTCCAGGATGCGTCGTGCCCGCACCATGTCGGCGAGGTTTCCGCCCCAGGTCGAGTTGATGCGCGAACTGACCGCGAACACGTTGTCGGCGACCTCGTCGACACGCCGCCCCGCCATCACACCGCACACTTGCGTCTTCTTGCCGAAGGCCACGACATCCGGGGTGAAGCCGAGCTGCTGGTAGGCCCACGGCGTCCCCGTCATGCCGCATCCCGTCTGCACCTCGTCGACGATCAGCAGCGCATCGAACTCGTCGCACAGCTCGCGCATGGCGGCGAAGAACTGCGGCCGGAAATGACGGTCGCCGCCCTCCCCCTGGATCGGCTCGGCGATGAAGCAGGCGATGTCGTGCGGATGCGCCTCGAAGGCGGCCCGCGCCTGCCGCACCGACTCGGCCTCGACGTCGGCCATGGCGTCGTCGTCGAGGCCTGGCCGAACGTAGGGTGCGTCGATGCGCGGCCAGTCGAATTTCGGGAACCGCGCCACCTTGTTCCGATCGGTGTTGGTCAGTGACAGCGTGTAACCGCTGCGACCGTGGAACGCCCCGCGCAGATGCAGCACCCGGGTGCCGAGATCTGCCGGCAGACCGCGGGATTCATTGAGCCGGCTCTTCCAGTCGAAGGCGACCTTGAGGGCGTTCTCCACGGCCAGGGCGCCCCCGTCGACGAAGAACAGGTGTGGCAGCGCGGGGTCGCCGAGCACGCGCGCGAAGGTGTCGACGAATCGTGCCATCGGT
Above is a window of Mycolicibacterium baixiangningiae DNA encoding:
- a CDS encoding SDR family oxidoreductase; the encoded protein is MADSAPTPDAVIPYPGETSDMSERPRDEMRDYVGRDLLAGKRALITGGDSGIGRAVAVAFAKEGADVAIAYLDEQQDAEHTAGLVEQCGRRCLLLPGDLAEAQQCRTVVDRTVAEFGGLDIVVNNVAYQNPVDSLTDITDEQWRRTFAVNIDSFFRVTKAALEHLPEGGAIINTASINGLRGNKTLIDYSATKGAVLALTYSLAQSLTERKIRVNCVAPGPVWTPLIPATMDAEKVESFGEQTPFGRAAQPDEIAPSYVFFAAGQFSSYYSGEVLAPIGGETLPG
- the lat gene encoding L-lysine 6-transaminase; amino-acid sequence: MTDMLTRTAVPAVTPAEVHDVLARNILADGLDLVLDLDRSSGSYLVDARTGERYLDMFTFFASSALGMNHPALAADADFRAELAAAAVNKPSNSDVYSVPMARFVDTFARVLGDPALPHLFFVDGGALAVENALKVAFDWKSRLNESRGLPADLGTRVLHLRGAFHGRSGYTLSLTNTDRNKVARFPKFDWPRIDAPYVRPGLDDDAMADVEAESVRQARAAFEAHPHDIACFIAEPIQGEGGDRHFRPQFFAAMRELCDEFDALLIVDEVQTGCGMTGTPWAYQQLGFTPDVVAFGKKTQVCGVMAGRRVDEVADNVFAVSSRINSTWGGNLADMVRARRILEVIESDGLLERAAHAGGYLQARLEHLAAEFPGVVGDVRGRGLMCAFSLPTPAERDALIRRLWERHVIMLASGVDSVRFRPALTVSRAEIDDAVDAVRRALG
- the mbp1 gene encoding microaggregate-binding protein 1 translates to MTEKNSGPEEGIKGAVEDVKGKAKETVGTVTGRDDMIREGKAQQDKADAQQDAARKEAEAEAARGGAKAAEERQKSEQ
- the usfY gene encoding protein UsfY, which codes for MKSPDDPVDHSRTTRPHAGETMKDTKNMPALILLGVALVSFVAALAAHATSNHGVGVMLGCISAVVFVVAGAWFLIAHRRVKNIEERWYAEHPDAEPQRPSR